The genomic window TGCTCCTTGTGGCGCTCCGCACAGCGCCGGTGACGGTACCCCACCGCCCGTTCGGGCGGGAGGGCCTTCAACAACTCGGCACATTTCGCAACGGCGCTGGTCAGCCGCTCATATCCGGCCAACAGATGGGCGCGCGGGCGCAGTTCTGACTGAAGGGTAAGTGGCGTCCGGAGGAATCTGCACCGAATCTGTACGCGGCCGACACGTGCCGGGTGCCGCCCGCGGGCCGGCCTTCAGCGCGGGCCGGCCGCCGGACGGTGCAGCCGGTCGCCGCCCGCGAGGACCGCCGCGGCGAGCGCGTCCGCCGCCTCCTTGGTCCCCCGGGGAACGCCCGCCCGGTGGCCGTGGAGCAGGACGAAGTCCACATCCCCCAGCTCGGGAAGGCCCGCCCGCGGCGGAACGGGCGCGAGCCCCGGCGGGATCAGCCCGCGCGAGTGCGCCATGACACCGAGCCCCGCCCGCGCCGCCGCGACCAGCCCGCTGAGGCTCGCGCTCGTGCACACGATCCGCCAGGGGCGCCCGTGCGCCTCCAGGACCTCCAGCGCACGGGCGCGGGTGATCCCCGGCGGCGGGAAGACGATCAGCGGAACCGGCCGGTCGGGGTCGAGGCGCAGCTGAGGAGCGCCGATCCAGGCGAGGGTGTCGTGCCAGACCAGCTCGCCGTGGGTGCCGCCGGCGGGCCGCTTGGCCAGGACGAGGTCGAGCCGGCCGGCCGCCAGCTGCTCGTGGAGCGTGCCCGAGAGCTCCACCGTCAGCTCCAGGTCGACCTCGGGGTGATCGCGCCGGAACGACTCCAGGATCTCCGGCAGCCGGGTCAGGACGAAGTCCTCGGACGCGCCGAAGCGGAGCCTCCCGCGCAGCCGGGTCCCGGAGAAGAAGGCCGCCGCGCGCTCGTGCGCCTCCAGGATCGTCCGAGCGAACCCGAGCATCGCCTCACCGTCCTCGGTGAGCTCCACGCTGTGGGTGTCGCGTG from Streptomyces sp. FIT100 includes these protein-coding regions:
- a CDS encoding LysR substrate-binding domain-containing protein — its product is MYDPAQLRTFLAVAQTLSFTQAARRLGVRQSTVSQHVRRLEEATGGRQLFTRDTHSVELTEDGEAMLGFARTILEAHERAAAFFSGTRLRGRLRFGASEDFVLTRLPEILESFRRDHPEVDLELTVELSGTLHEQLAAGRLDLVLAKRPAGGTHGELVWHDTLAWIGAPQLRLDPDRPVPLIVFPPPGITRARALEVLEAHGRPWRIVCTSASLSGLVAAARAGLGVMAHSRGLIPPGLAPVPPRAGLPELGDVDFVLLHGHRAGVPRGTKEAADALAAAVLAGGDRLHRPAAGPR